One window of the Methanocaldococcus vulcanius M7 genome contains the following:
- a CDS encoding plasma-membrane proton-efflux P-type ATPase — translation MDIEEIEEELKTSLKTGLSSEEAKRRLEKYGYNEIPEKKVHPLIKFLSYFWNPIAWMIEIAAILSAIIKHWIDFTIIMILLIVNGIIGFWEEHKAENVIEYLKQKMALNARVLRDGKWQVIPAKELVPGDVVRIRIGDIVPADIILVEGDYLVVDESALTGESLPVEKKVGDIAYSGSIVKKGEMTGVVKATGLNTYFGKTVKLVEKAKRVSSYQKMIVKIGNYLMILAIILIGIMVAVELYRGKDLIETAQFALVLAVSAIPAAMPAVLSITMAIGALNLAKKDAIVKKLVAIEELAGVDILCSDKTGTLTKNQLVCGDIIPMNGFTKEDVILYASLASREEDADAIDMAILNEAKKLGLIERLKKYKVKKFIPFDPVIKRTEATITNDEEFKVSKGAPQVILDLCEADEKLRKEVEDIVDKLAESGYRALGVAVYKNGKWHFVGIIPLYDPPREDAPLAVKKIKELGVIIKMVTGDHIAIAKNIARMLGIGDKIISIRELLEKLKRGEIKEEKFDDIIEEADGFAEVFPEHKYKIVDALQNKGHLVAMTGDGVNDAPALKKADCGIAVSNATDAARAAADIILLSPGISVIVDAIQEARRIFQRMESYIIYRIAETIRILFFIELCILLLGIYPITALMIVLLAILNDIPILAIAYDNVVETKHPAKWKMKEVLLISTIIGFVGVAGSFIVFYIADKVLHLSLSQLQTFVFLKLILAGHVTIFITRIKDWMWKPPYPHKLLFWGIMGTNIIGTIVAAEGILMSPIGWGLALFLWVFAILEGLCADVVKMILLKKIKID, via the coding sequence ATGGATATTGAAGAAATCGAAGAAGAACTTAAAACTTCATTAAAAACTGGATTATCCTCTGAGGAAGCAAAAAGAAGATTAGAGAAGTATGGATATAACGAAATTCCAGAAAAAAAAGTTCATCCGTTAATAAAGTTTTTATCTTATTTTTGGAATCCTATTGCTTGGATGATAGAAATAGCAGCTATTTTATCAGCAATCATCAAACACTGGATTGACTTTACCATAATTATGATTTTACTAATTGTTAATGGAATAATCGGATTTTGGGAAGAACACAAAGCTGAAAATGTAATTGAATATTTAAAACAAAAGATGGCATTAAACGCACGGGTTTTAAGAGATGGAAAATGGCAAGTTATCCCAGCAAAAGAACTTGTTCCTGGTGATGTAGTTAGAATAAGGATAGGAGATATAGTTCCTGCAGATATAATATTGGTTGAAGGAGATTATTTAGTGGTGGATGAATCTGCCTTAACAGGAGAATCCCTTCCAGTGGAAAAAAAAGTTGGAGACATTGCATATTCAGGATCTATCGTTAAAAAGGGAGAGATGACAGGAGTAGTGAAAGCCACAGGTTTAAATACCTACTTTGGAAAAACCGTTAAATTAGTTGAAAAAGCAAAGAGAGTTAGTTCCTATCAAAAGATGATCGTTAAAATAGGAAACTATTTGATGATATTAGCAATTATATTAATAGGAATTATGGTGGCAGTTGAGCTCTACAGAGGAAAGGATCTTATTGAAACAGCCCAATTTGCACTTGTTTTAGCTGTTTCTGCAATCCCTGCTGCAATGCCAGCTGTTTTATCAATAACTATGGCAATAGGTGCCTTAAATTTAGCAAAAAAAGATGCAATAGTTAAAAAATTAGTTGCTATCGAAGAACTTGCTGGCGTGGATATTCTCTGTTCAGATAAAACAGGAACACTAACCAAAAATCAACTTGTCTGTGGAGATATAATTCCAATGAACGGATTCACAAAAGAGGATGTTATTCTCTATGCTTCTCTTGCTTCAAGAGAAGAAGACGCCGACGCAATAGATATGGCAATCTTAAATGAAGCAAAAAAATTGGGGCTTATTGAAAGGTTAAAAAAATATAAAGTTAAAAAATTTATTCCATTCGATCCAGTGATTAAGAGAACAGAAGCTACAATAACAAACGATGAAGAATTTAAAGTTTCAAAAGGAGCTCCGCAAGTTATCCTCGATCTGTGTGAAGCAGATGAGAAATTAAGAAAAGAGGTTGAGGATATTGTTGATAAACTCGCTGAAAGTGGATATAGAGCGTTAGGAGTTGCGGTCTATAAAAATGGGAAATGGCACTTTGTTGGGATAATTCCTCTATACGATCCTCCAAGAGAGGATGCTCCGCTTGCAGTTAAAAAGATAAAAGAACTTGGTGTTATAATAAAGATGGTTACAGGAGACCATATTGCAATAGCCAAAAACATTGCAAGAATGTTGGGAATTGGAGATAAAATAATTTCAATAAGAGAATTACTCGAAAAACTAAAAAGAGGAGAAATTAAAGAAGAGAAATTCGATGATATTATTGAAGAGGCAGATGGATTTGCAGAAGTTTTCCCTGAACATAAGTATAAGATCGTTGATGCCTTGCAAAACAAAGGACACCTTGTTGCTATGACAGGAGATGGAGTTAATGATGCTCCTGCTCTCAAAAAAGCTGACTGTGGTATTGCTGTTTCAAACGCAACGGATGCTGCAAGAGCTGCTGCTGATATAATCCTACTCTCTCCAGGAATATCTGTTATAGTAGATGCAATTCAGGAAGCGAGAAGGATCTTTCAAAGAATGGAAAGTTATATAATATATAGGATTGCAGAAACCATAAGAATCTTGTTTTTCATTGAACTTTGTATATTATTACTCGGAATCTATCCAATAACTGCATTGATGATCGTGCTTTTAGCGATATTGAATGATATACCAATATTAGCAATTGCCTACGATAACGTTGTTGAAACAAAACATCCTGCAAAATGGAAGATGAAAGAAGTATTACTGATCTCCACAATAATCGGCTTTGTCGGAGTTGCTGGTTCGTTTATTGTATTCTATATTGCAGACAAAGTCCTACATCTCTCATTATCACAACTACAAACCTTCGTATTCTTAAAGTTAATACTGGCAGGACACGTTACAATATTTATAACAAGAATTAAAGATTGGATGTGGAAGCCCCCATATCCTCACAAACTATTGTTCTGGGGAATTATGGGAACCAATATAATCGGAACGATCGTGGCAGCAGAAGGGATTTTAATGTCTCCAATTGGTTGGGGCTTAGCACTATTCCTCTGGGTCTTTGCAATACTTGAAGGACTCTGTGCAGATGTAGTGAAGATGATACTCCTAAAAAAGATTAAAATTGATTAA
- a CDS encoding anaerobic ribonucleoside-triphosphate reductase activating protein: protein MKVVISGIVDLSTIDFPKKASAVIFLHGCNMKCPYCHNLKHILQHKKEMTIEELFKDIDFLFADAIVISGGEPTLQKDAVIEIARYAKKNNLPVKIDTNGTHPEVIEELVKNDLVDYVAVDVKCRFDRYREFVKCKESGEEIKNKILNIIDICKSHDIFVECRTTFVPRVMDEEDIKEIAKTVKNCDLYAIQQFEPKDAYDDEFKKLPMPKENELKKLGKIAKEYIKNVVVVRTVNGTFEI, encoded by the coding sequence GTGAAAGTAGTTATCTCAGGAATCGTTGATCTTTCAACAATTGACTTTCCAAAAAAGGCCTCTGCTGTTATATTTTTACATGGATGTAATATGAAGTGCCCCTACTGTCATAACCTAAAACACATCTTACAACACAAAAAAGAAATGACAATAGAGGAACTTTTTAAAGATATTGACTTTTTGTTTGCAGATGCGATCGTTATCAGCGGAGGAGAGCCAACATTGCAAAAAGATGCAGTAATAGAGATAGCAAGATATGCTAAAAAAAATAATCTTCCTGTAAAAATAGACACCAATGGAACACATCCTGAGGTTATTGAAGAGTTGGTTAAAAACGATCTTGTTGATTATGTGGCTGTTGATGTCAAGTGTAGATTTGATAGATATAGGGAGTTTGTAAAGTGTAAAGAAAGTGGAGAAGAGATAAAAAATAAAATATTAAATATAATTGATATTTGTAAAAGTCATGATATCTTTGTTGAATGCAGAACAACATTTGTTCCTAGGGTTATGGATGAAGAAGATATTAAAGAAATTGCAAAAACAGTTAAAAATTGTGATCTATATGCTATTCAACAATTTGAACCAAAAGATGCTTACGATGATGAATTCAAAAAACTACCAATGCCAAAAGAAAATGAGTTAAAAAAATTAGGAAAAATTGCAAAAGAATATATTAAAAATGTTGTTGTAGTTAGAACCGTAAATGGGACTTTTGAGATATAA
- the eif5A gene encoding translation initiation factor IF-5A produces MPGTKQVNVGSLKVGQYVMIDGIPCEIVDISVSKPGKHGGAKARVVGIGIFDKVKKEFVAPTSSKVEVPIIDRRKGQVLAIMGDMVQIMDLQTYETLELPIPEGLEGLEPGGEVEYMEAVGQYKITRVIGGK; encoded by the coding sequence ATGCCAGGAACAAAACAGGTTAACGTTGGTTCATTAAAAGTTGGACAGTATGTTATGATTGATGGAATTCCTTGTGAAATTGTAGATATTAGCGTCTCAAAGCCAGGAAAACACGGTGGAGCTAAGGCAAGAGTTGTAGGAATTGGAATATTTGATAAGGTTAAAAAAGAGTTTGTTGCACCAACATCAAGCAAGGTAGAGGTGCCAATAATTGATAGAAGAAAAGGACAGGTCTTAGCTATAATGGGAGATATGGTTCAAATTATGGACTTGCAAACATATGAAACATTAGAATTACCAATTCCAGAAGGTTTGGAAGGTTTAGAGCCAGGAGGAGAAGTAGAATATATGGAGGCAGTTGGTCAATATAAGATAACAAGAGTTATTGGTGGAAAATAA
- a CDS encoding acetyl-CoA carboxylase biotin carboxylase subunit, whose product MFNKVLIANRGEIAIRIIRACWELGIKTVAVYSEADKRSLHATLADEAYCIGEAPAIKSYLNIDAILNVAEKAKVDAIHPGYGFLAENAKFARAVKKAGFEFIGPNPEAIEAMGSKINAKKIMKKAGVPLIPGSDGAIEDIDEAIEIAEQIGFPVVVKASAGGGGMGMSVAYSKEELREVIESARNIAKSAFGDPTVFIEKYLENPRHIEIQLLGDKHGNIIHLGDRECSIQRRHQKLIEEAPSPIMTEELRERMGKAAIKAGKAINYDSAGTVEFLYENGNFYFLEMNTRIQVEHTVTEQITGIDLVKAMIKIAAGEELTLKQEDVEIRGHAIECRINAEDPLNDFVPSPGKIKLYRSPGGPGVRIDSSVYGGAEIPPYYDSMVAKLITYGNSREEAIARMRRALREYVIIGVKTNIPFHRAVLEEEDFLKGNISTHYVEKKMPKLKDRMITYALESRDLYSVVSEKVFEKNKKIAATVGGLSMYISQIMKENEINNKEW is encoded by the coding sequence ATGTTCAACAAGGTCTTAATTGCAAATAGAGGGGAAATAGCAATTAGAATTATAAGAGCGTGTTGGGAATTGGGGATTAAAACAGTCGCTGTTTACTCTGAAGCAGATAAAAGATCCCTACACGCTACCTTAGCAGATGAAGCATACTGCATTGGAGAAGCCCCAGCAATAAAGAGTTATCTAAACATTGATGCAATATTAAATGTTGCTGAGAAGGCAAAAGTTGATGCCATCCATCCGGGTTATGGGTTCTTAGCTGAAAATGCAAAATTTGCGAGGGCAGTTAAAAAGGCAGGTTTTGAGTTTATTGGGCCAAATCCTGAAGCAATAGAAGCAATGGGAAGCAAAATAAATGCTAAAAAAATCATGAAAAAAGCAGGAGTTCCTTTAATTCCAGGAAGTGATGGGGCTATTGAAGATATTGATGAAGCGATAGAGATTGCTGAACAGATTGGCTTTCCCGTGGTTGTTAAGGCCTCAGCTGGCGGTGGCGGAATGGGAATGAGCGTTGCTTACAGCAAAGAAGAATTAAGGGAAGTTATAGAGTCAGCAAGAAATATCGCAAAGAGTGCTTTTGGAGATCCAACGGTATTTATTGAAAAATACTTAGAAAATCCGAGACATATTGAAATCCAATTATTGGGAGATAAGCATGGAAATATCATCCACTTGGGAGATAGAGAATGCTCAATACAGAGGAGACATCAGAAGTTAATTGAGGAAGCCCCATCTCCAATAATGACAGAAGAGTTAAGAGAGAGAATGGGAAAAGCAGCAATAAAGGCAGGAAAGGCAATAAATTATGACAGTGCAGGAACTGTTGAGTTTTTGTATGAAAACGGCAACTTTTACTTCTTAGAGATGAATACAAGAATTCAAGTTGAACATACAGTTACAGAGCAAATTACTGGAATTGATTTAGTTAAGGCGATGATTAAAATAGCTGCTGGAGAAGAATTAACTCTAAAACAGGAGGATGTTGAGATAAGAGGACATGCTATTGAGTGTAGAATTAACGCAGAAGATCCATTAAACGATTTTGTTCCATCTCCCGGAAAGATAAAGCTTTACAGATCTCCGGGAGGTCCGGGGGTTAGGATAGACAGTAGTGTTTATGGAGGGGCAGAGATTCCACCTTATTATGATTCGATGGTAGCTAAGTTAATTACCTATGGAAACAGTAGGGAGGAGGCAATAGCGAGAATGAGGAGAGCTTTGAGGGAGTATGTTATTATTGGAGTTAAAACGAATATCCCTTTTCACAGGGCTGTTTTGGAAGAAGAGGATTTCTTAAAAGGAAATATATCAACGCATTATGTTGAGAAAAAGATGCCAAAATTAAAGGATAGAATGATAACCTATGCATTAGAGTCGAGAGATTTATATAGTGTAGTTTCAGAGAAGGTATTTGAGAAGAATAAAAAAATAGCTGCTACTGTTGGGGGTTTATCAATGTATATATCTCAAATTATGAAGGAGAATGAAATAAATAACAAGGAGTGGTAA
- a CDS encoding zinc ribbon domain-containing protein — MEKKWICPKCGNADAFEREVSMTGGIFSRIFNIQYNRFIAITCKKCGYTEFYDKKVLKGKNTLADILDIIFGR, encoded by the coding sequence ATGGAGAAAAAATGGATATGCCCGAAATGTGGAAATGCAGATGCTTTTGAAAGAGAAGTATCCATGACTGGAGGAATATTTTCAAGAATTTTTAATATCCAATATAACCGTTTTATAGCAATAACATGTAAAAAATGCGGATATACAGAATTTTATGACAAAAAAGTTCTAAAAGGAAAAAATACCTTAGCAGATATTTTAGATATTATATTTGGAAGGTGA
- the oadA gene encoding sodium-extruding oxaloacetate decarboxylase subunit alpha, whose amino-acid sequence MVKIVDTTFRDAQQSLIATRMRTEDMLPIAEKMDEVGFYSMEVWGGATFDACIRYLNEDPWERLRALKKRIQKTPLQMLLRGQNLVGYRHYPDDIVEKFVIKAHENGIDIFRIFDALNDVRNMETAIKTAKKVGAEVQGAISYTISPVHTIDQYVELAKKLEEMGCDSLCIKDMAGLLTPYEGYELVKRLKEEISIPIDVHSHCTSGLAPMTYLKVIEAGADIVDCAISPFAMGTSQPPTESIVVALKGTKYDTGLDLKLLNEIRDYFMKVREKYKMLISPISQIVDARVLIYQVPGGMLSNLVSQLKEQGALDRLEDVLKEIPRVRKDLGYPPLVTPTSQIVGTQAVLNVLTEERYKIITNEVVNYVKGFYGKPPAPINPELLKRVLDEGEKPITCRPADLLPPEWEKVKKEAEEKGIVKKEEDILTYALYPQIAVKFLRGELKAEPIPKEKDIGKILEIPTEYIVEVDGEKFEVKIEPKIGTELKRKKEIITAEMEGAITSPFRGMVTKIKVKEGDKVKKGDVIVVLEAMKMEHPIESPVEGTVEKILIDEGDAVNVGDVIMIIK is encoded by the coding sequence ATGGTTAAAATTGTAGATACTACTTTTAGAGATGCTCAACAATCGTTGATCGCTACAAGAATGAGAACCGAGGATATGCTACCAATAGCGGAGAAGATGGATGAGGTTGGCTTTTATTCTATGGAGGTCTGGGGAGGAGCTACTTTTGACGCGTGTATAAGATACCTGAACGAGGATCCATGGGAGAGATTGAGGGCTTTAAAAAAGAGGATCCAAAAAACCCCATTGCAGATGCTTTTAAGAGGGCAGAACTTAGTTGGTTATAGACACTATCCTGATGATATAGTTGAAAAGTTTGTTATAAAAGCCCATGAAAATGGAATAGATATTTTTAGAATTTTTGATGCTTTAAACGATGTAAGAAACATGGAAACGGCAATAAAAACAGCTAAAAAAGTAGGAGCTGAGGTTCAAGGGGCTATAAGTTATACAATAAGCCCAGTTCATACGATAGATCAATACGTAGAGTTGGCAAAAAAATTGGAAGAGATGGGGTGCGATTCTCTCTGTATAAAGGATATGGCAGGACTTTTAACTCCATATGAAGGATACGAATTAGTTAAACGACTAAAAGAAGAAATTTCAATACCGATAGACGTTCATAGCCACTGCACAAGTGGTTTAGCCCCAATGACTTATCTAAAAGTTATCGAAGCGGGGGCAGATATTGTCGACTGTGCAATATCTCCATTCGCAATGGGAACATCCCAACCACCAACAGAAAGTATTGTTGTAGCTTTAAAGGGAACAAAATACGATACCGGCTTGGATTTAAAACTCTTAAATGAGATCAGGGATTACTTTATGAAAGTTAGAGAGAAGTATAAGATGTTAATCTCTCCAATATCGCAAATTGTCGATGCGAGAGTACTGATCTATCAAGTTCCAGGAGGAATGTTATCTAACTTGGTTTCACAACTTAAAGAGCAGGGAGCACTTGATAGATTAGAGGACGTTTTAAAAGAAATTCCAAGAGTAAGAAAGGATTTGGGGTATCCTCCATTAGTTACTCCAACCTCTCAGATTGTTGGAACTCAGGCAGTTTTGAATGTTTTAACTGAAGAGAGATACAAGATTATCACAAACGAAGTAGTTAATTATGTAAAGGGCTTTTATGGAAAGCCACCAGCTCCAATTAATCCAGAGTTATTGAAGAGAGTTTTAGATGAAGGAGAGAAGCCAATTACTTGCAGACCTGCTGATTTATTACCTCCAGAATGGGAGAAAGTTAAAAAAGAAGCAGAAGAGAAAGGAATTGTTAAGAAGGAAGAAGATATATTAACCTATGCCTTATATCCACAGATAGCTGTTAAATTCCTAAGAGGAGAGTTAAAGGCAGAGCCAATTCCAAAAGAAAAAGATATTGGAAAGATCTTAGAGATTCCAACTGAATATATTGTAGAGGTTGATGGAGAGAAGTTTGAAGTTAAGATAGAACCAAAGATTGGAACAGAGTTGAAGAGAAAGAAAGAGATCATAACTGCGGAGATGGAGGGGGCTATAACCTCACCATTTAGAGGAATGGTAACAAAAATTAAAGTTAAAGAAGGAGATAAAGTCAAGAAGGGAGATGTTATTGTTGTATTAGAGGCAATGAAGATGGAGCATCCAATAGAAAGCCCAGTTGAGGGAACTGTAGAGAAGATCTTAATCGACGAAGGAGATGCCGTGAATGTTGGAGATGTGATTATGATAATTAAATAA
- a CDS encoding CBS domain-containing protein translates to MELTVVQREILQELINLYREKNRPIKGTEIALRLNRNPGTIRNQMQALRALDLVDGVPGPKGGYVPTSKAYRALGLGDEGEIIVPIYKDGKKVEGVKVVKIEFDTVSHEKCCSSKIHIEGDTKHFNIGDIIRVGPTYHNKIIINGRIVGRDDIHRILLIDVLGVSSIPNIRVGDVGIKEVWTISPNCTLKETAKLFAEKYISGAPVVDRGKLVGVISLHDIAENIENVDKKVKEVMRKNVLTIHKNEKIHDALKIMNKNNVGRLVIVDDDEKIVGIITRTDILKIISGKFPENFKI, encoded by the coding sequence ATGGAACTGACAGTTGTGCAAAGAGAAATTCTACAAGAGTTAATAAATCTTTATCGGGAGAAAAATAGACCAATAAAAGGAACAGAAATAGCTCTACGGCTAAATAGGAATCCAGGAACAATTCGAAATCAAATGCAGGCATTAAGAGCTCTCGACTTAGTTGATGGAGTTCCAGGACCTAAAGGAGGGTATGTTCCAACAAGTAAGGCATATAGAGCATTGGGATTAGGAGATGAAGGAGAAATAATTGTTCCAATATACAAAGATGGAAAAAAGGTTGAGGGAGTTAAAGTTGTGAAAATAGAGTTTGATACCGTCTCACATGAAAAATGTTGTTCTTCAAAGATACATATAGAGGGAGATACAAAACACTTTAACATTGGAGACATTATCAGAGTGGGGCCAACGTATCACAATAAAATTATAATAAATGGAAGAATCGTTGGAAGGGATGATATTCATAGAATTTTATTAATAGATGTCCTTGGGGTCTCAAGCATTCCAAATATAAGAGTTGGAGATGTTGGAATTAAAGAGGTCTGGACAATAAGTCCCAACTGCACTTTAAAAGAAACTGCAAAATTGTTTGCTGAGAAATACATCAGCGGAGCTCCTGTTGTAGATAGAGGAAAGTTAGTTGGAGTAATTAGTTTACATGATATTGCTGAAAACATTGAAAATGTAGATAAAAAAGTTAAAGAAGTTATGAGAAAAAATGTCTTAACAATTCACAAAAACGAGAAAATACATGATGCTTTAAAAATTATGAATAAAAATAATGTTGGAAGATTGGTTATTGTAGATGATGACGAGAAAATTGTTGGAATTATCACAAGAACGGATATTTTAAAAATCATTAGTGGAAAATTCCCTGAAAACTTTAAAATATAA
- the wecB gene encoding non-hydrolyzing UDP-N-acetylglucosamine 2-epimerase — protein sequence MKFSIILGTRPEIIKLSPIIRVLERINIDWHIIHTNQHYSENMDRVFFEELDLPKARYNLNIGSGSHGEQTGKMLIGIEKVLLKEKPDVVIVQGDTNTVLAGALTASKLKIDVAHVEAGLRSFDRNMPEEINRILTDHISSYLFAPTEMAKNNLLDEGIGESKIFVVGNTIVDATLQNLKIAEKNEKVKDFFNDIVDGAYFLLTLHRAENVDDKKRLKNIIDGLSIISEIYDKEIIFPIHPRTKKRLEEFNLFDKLKSNKKIKIIDPVGYLEFLMLEKNAKLILTDSGGVQEEACILKIPCITLRDNTERPETVKVGANILVGDNKEKLIKAVKTMLNKKRNWKNPFGDGKSGEKIVNILLEEMKI from the coding sequence ATGAAGTTTTCTATTATTTTGGGGACGAGGCCTGAGATTATAAAACTTTCTCCTATAATTAGGGTTTTGGAAAGGATTAATATAGATTGGCATATTATTCATACTAATCAGCATTATTCTGAGAATATGGATAGGGTATTTTTTGAAGAGTTGGATTTGCCAAAAGCAAGATATAATTTGAATATTGGTTCTGGTAGTCATGGAGAGCAGACGGGAAAGATGTTAATAGGGATAGAGAAAGTTCTTTTAAAAGAAAAGCCAGATGTTGTGATCGTTCAAGGGGATACAAATACTGTTTTAGCTGGGGCTTTAACTGCTTCTAAATTAAAAATCGATGTTGCTCATGTTGAAGCTGGTTTAAGGAGTTTTGATAGGAACATGCCAGAGGAGATAAATAGGATTTTAACTGATCATATAAGCAGTTATCTATTTGCTCCGACGGAAATGGCTAAAAATAATTTGTTAGATGAAGGTATTGGAGAGAGTAAGATTTTTGTCGTTGGAAATACTATTGTTGATGCCACTTTGCAAAATTTAAAGATTGCTGAAAAAAACGAAAAAGTTAAAGATTTTTTTAATGATATTGTTGATGGAGCTTATTTTTTACTAACTCTACATAGGGCTGAAAATGTTGATGATAAGAAAAGATTAAAGAATATCATTGATGGATTGTCTATAATATCTGAAATTTACGATAAAGAAATAATATTTCCAATCCATCCGAGAACTAAGAAAAGATTGGAAGAGTTTAATTTGTTTGATAAACTAAAAAGCAACAAAAAAATAAAAATCATTGATCCAGTTGGTTATTTGGAGTTTTTAATGTTAGAAAAAAATGCAAAATTAATCTTAACAGACAGTGGAGGAGTTCAGGAAGAAGCATGCATTTTAAAAATTCCATGCATAACTTTGAGAGATAATACAGAAAGACCAGAAACAGTTAAAGTAGGGGCTAATATATTAGTCGGAGATAACAAGGAAAAACTAATTAAAGCAGTTAAAACAATGCTCAATAAAAAGAGAAATTGGAAAAACCCATTCGGAGATGGAAAAAGTGGAGAAAAAATTGTGAATATACTTCTTGAAGAAATGAAAATATAA